In one window of Miscanthus floridulus cultivar M001 chromosome 12, ASM1932011v1, whole genome shotgun sequence DNA:
- the LOC136498029 gene encoding uncharacterized protein isoform X1 translates to MSEFEVLEVRFHFNGDFVLDGLKMLYYNGDCGVSHIEKDKISIPELEGHLLDHTTFPRSVRMHWLPYGAELNSGMRDANNQIYPIAWAVVEYENKDSWNWFLGHLQKDINIPVGAAGCVFIIDQQKQEQAGSYNPPATNASHSSPLQIEPAQSKQTKGKSIAASSSKRRLSMPEGSSFIQSGHKRRLISFGESAQASAKSSAQASTKASVGGSASVVIETNAGTAGSFAKATINIKGGRASTKVHSTSLGRGLASGQSSSS, encoded by the exons ATGTCTGAATTTGAGGTATTGGAAGTTCGATTTCATTTTAATGGGGACTTTGTTCTTGATGGGTTAAAGATGTTGTATTACAATGGGGATTGTGGAGTGTCTCACATAGAGAAGGACAAGATATCTATCCCAGAACTTGAAGGACACCTGTTGGATCACACAACTTTTCCTAGATCTGTTAGAATGCATTGGTTGCCATATGGTGCTGAATTGAATAGTGGAATGAGGGATGCAAATAATCAGATTTACCCAATTGCATGGGCTGTCGTGGAATATGAGAATAAAGACTCATGGAATTGGTTTCTTGGGCATCTTCAGAAAGACATCAACATACCTGTTGGAGCAGCAGGCTGCGTGTTTATAATAGACCAACAGAAG CAAGAACAAGCTGGGTCATATAATCCTCCCGCCACCAATGCAAGTCACTCAAGCCCATTGCAAATTGAACCTGCACAGTCGAAGCAAACTAAAGGAAAATCCATAGCGGCATCATCAAGTAAGAGAAGACTGTCCATGCCTGAGGGTTCATCATTTATACAG TCTGGCCATAAGAGAAGACTGATATCTTTTGGAGAGAGTGCTCAAGCATCTGCGAAGTCAAGTGCTCAAGCATCGACGAAGGCATCTGTTGGAGGGAGTGCTTCTGTTGTCATTGAAACCAATGCTGGGACTGCTGGCTCATTTGCAAAGGCAACAATCAATATAAAAGGTGGACGTGCCTCTACAAAAGTCCATTCGACTTCACTTGGCCGTGGATTAGCATCAGGCCAAAGCAGCTCGTCCTAG
- the LOC136498029 gene encoding uncharacterized protein isoform X2, whose protein sequence is MAQEPNNYIHECFSLKTYKKTYQHVLQPVEHESAWPVSPNPKPLPPRVKKMLGRPKKNRRKDPSEPVKSRTNSLKVGTKIRCRRCGIYGHNSRTCSVKMQEQAGSYNPPATNASHSSPLQIEPAQSKQTKGKSIAASSSKRRLSMPEGSSFIQSGHKRRLISFGESAQASAKSSAQASTKASVGGSASVVIETNAGTAGSFAKATINIKGGRASTKVHSTSLGRGLASGQSSSS, encoded by the exons ATGGCACAAGAGCCTAACAATTACATACATGAGTGCTTCTCACTTAAGACATACAAGAAGACATACCAACATGTACTGCAGCCAGTGGAACATGAGTCGGCTTGGCCTGTgtctccaaatcccaaaccatTGCCTCCTAGAGTAAAAAAGATGCTAGGCCGACCAAAGAAAAATAGGAGAAAAGACCCTTCAGAGCCAGTGAAATCTAGAACCAATTCGTTAAAAGTTGGCACTAAAATTAGATGTCGTCGCTGTGGAATCTATGGTCACAACTCGAGGACATGCTCTGTGAAAATG CAAGAACAAGCTGGGTCATATAATCCTCCCGCCACCAATGCAAGTCACTCAAGCCCATTGCAAATTGAACCTGCACAGTCGAAGCAAACTAAAGGAAAATCCATAGCGGCATCATCAAGTAAGAGAAGACTGTCCATGCCTGAGGGTTCATCATTTATACAG TCTGGCCATAAGAGAAGACTGATATCTTTTGGAGAGAGTGCTCAAGCATCTGCGAAGTCAAGTGCTCAAGCATCGACGAAGGCATCTGTTGGAGGGAGTGCTTCTGTTGTCATTGAAACCAATGCTGGGACTGCTGGCTCATTTGCAAAGGCAACAATCAATATAAAAGGTGGACGTGCCTCTACAAAAGTCCATTCGACTTCACTTGGCCGTGGATTAGCATCAGGCCAAAGCAGCTCGTCCTAG